GATCCTTTGACTGCCGGGGGGAGACGTACCACTTGTGAGCTGCTTCAGCTGCTGTTGTAGGGTGATTGAGGCGTTGTAGGTACGGAAGACTTTGGCAGTCAGACCGTCCATCAGCTCCTGAAGGTGCTTGTTCAGAACAGAAGTCTGGGAGGGAAACAAATATACAAAGAAATTGGTTTCTGAGTACCAAAATTTtaacaaatattatttaaaaaatcttcCCAAATGAACATGTCAAAgtgacttttttatgcaaaaataaatgtataacttAATTAAGGATTGTATATAGTTTCGCTTACGTTCAGGCGATCAAACAGGTCATCATCGGGCTCCTTGTTCTCCATAAACAACTGAAGATTCTTAAATACCTAGAAGAGGCAGAACACTCATAAATACAGAGGCAAAGTTTGCAcagttgaaataaaaacaaacctgCTGCTttacagttcttacccttttctCCACAGGGACCTTGTTGTAATAGCGGATGGAGTCTTTACCCAGGAAGTCAAACTCCACCACGTACTCTTGCCCGTCGTTCTCTGGATAGAGTTTGATGTGTTCAACTCTCAgcgagcagcagcccacggtgTCCGCAGTCTCCCCTTCCTCCTTCTCATTACCCGCTCTCAGAGCCAGCTACAGAGCACATCAGGACAGCGGGATTAAAGCCGGCTTACAAAGACATTACCCTCACTGCGGCTAGTGTTTAAGCACCCGCTAAACCCCACTCGCGAGCTACAGTCATTGTTAAAAAGCAATTACACAACATTAAACTCCCTAAAGCTATAATACACTCCGGACAATGTCAACAGTAATCATGCACCTCACCTTGTCGATGAAGTAGAGAGCCACAGCCCTTTGTCTGATCCTCATCTCCTTAGACTTCCAGTCTTCACGGTACTGGGTTCTGATGCGGTCGACACACTTCTTCAGTCTACGAGCCGTTTCATACTTCTGCCAATCCTTCTCACCCTGCAGAAAAACAGCATGGACGAATGAGTAACTAATGAATTAGCCCAAGTTTGTGTGTAAAACATGCACAGTCACATGAACTCAAATTAGTAGCACAGTGCAGCAAGTAATGGGACGTTGCAGTCTAATTGTTTTTACATTCCAGCGGAGCAAAATCACTTTAACAGATTGTAAAAAAGGTCTTAAAAAGTCACAATTAAACCTGAGCTCTGTACAGATGATGCAACTCATAGGTGAAGTTGCCATGATATGCAGTTGTTTGACGTACACAAAGGAATGGCCAAagactagggctgggcgatatatccaaaatcttctatcacaatataggtcgtttcatatctcgataaggATATAcatcataatatagcatgttttctggtaattaaataaataaatagtcaatAAGAAATAACGATGTGGTAAAGCCTAGTTTTGTtgactcctgtgtgaattaaatacttgacaatttaAAAGTACTGAGAATTTGTTCTCATTTATCCAAAAGGTccggtgtgtaggatctggcagtatcgAGCAGTGAGAAGTTTGCAACCAAcagaagcctctcctgtgtgccaagcgtgttggagagctacgatgGCCTATGCGAAAACCctaatggccctctctagagtcagttgtaggtcatttggagcaggaACAGTGCGCGGAGTGTGTGAACGAGGGAAATGAGAGAGCAACGGCAGCGCAAAACGTTATCGATTCCAGCCCACGCAGGAAAAGTTAagcgtttggtttgttcgttctgggctactgtagaaacatgaaggactacgtgaagaggacccgctccttacgtagatataaacggctcattctaaggtaacgaaaacaacgattcttattttcagatgattatacatcAAGGAAAACATAatcaataatattatattccatttctgccaatagatccccctaaatgttacacactgctccagttcagtgcaaaatgaacatgacactttcaagtgaaattatgaagaaaaaaattcCCATATATCCACACATTTGTTGATCGCATTGAACTGAGTGGTAACGTAGAGtgtgatgtaaaaacaaaaccgCAAAGCAAACAATAATTCCCTCAAAATAGTTCacatcagattttctgagaaatttgagttagtatgtgcttgttattatcaattaagACGTTTAatgtaattgtgtatcactaTATGTGATTTAATCATGATCTGATTCCACTGAAAGATgataaattatttaattaaagacCTAATTATAAACCAAGTCTACAACTCAGCCCACCTTGATCCTAGAGCTGGGGTTCAGCATGATGTACTTGATGGAGCCTTGAATGTTCTCCGTCCACGACACCAGCCAAGTCACCTTGTTGTCATGACGAACCTCTTTCCACTTAGTGCCTGGAGGAGGATCCGGGTGCTTGGAGTCCCTACGAGGAgcacattaataaaacatttaatgatTATGTGCACTTAAAAAACAACCACTCACcagcattgaaaaaaaaaaaaaaacttcactcACTTGCTGCAGTTGACGATGATGTCTCTAGGCCTGATGCGCCGTTTGAGCATGCCCATCTTAGGATGGTCTCCACGACCGCGGAACAGGCCCGGAGGCTCAATGCGGAAGTTAGCGATACGCTCCCTGTGGTTGTCCATGATGCAGAAGCCGTACTCCTGCAAGAGCCGCTCATTCTCCTCCTTTATTTTCTACAAAGggcagtaaagaaaaaaaaacacatcagggGCCGTATTCATAAAATGTTGCTCCTGgtgatgattttcttttttatttcttagaATTCTGATGTTTTCTAAAAAGTTCCCATTACAGTTTAGATCCTCATAAAGATAAGTTTAAAGATAAGGGTATTTGCTAAGCATCTTAGACCTTTAAAGAGCGTGAAAAGGTGAAAAACTGTTATGCGTAAAGAGTGCAACTGGTGAGTTAATGAAATAGATTATATACTAAAATTATCAGCATGGTAAATAAATGTAAGCAAACAGATATAACTACCAGCTTGTGAATAGGATACTGCACAAATAGGCCTGTGTTAAGTATGGCTTACAATTTATAAAACAGATGTTCATTACATGAAATGGTATTCATATTAACACGTCTTAATAGACACTGAATTCTATGCATGCATTTCTATTACTCCTGTGTCCTCTTTTAAAAAACTCATttttataaagtgttttttaattaGACAttgaataaaagcataaaagaaACTCCTTGGCTGCATTGCACTAATTTGTAATTGCACGGTGtactttctgttttttatgtttctgaAGCACATTGTAAATTTGTTTTcaaaaagtgctatataaataaagattattattatcgttaGGCCTATCGATTTCCAATCACACCCTTTTAAAAAGAATGTGTCATACCTAGCAAAGGGGACAACCACACCTCCTCAATAtgactgcattcacaccagatcaggcgttGCACCGAGGTTCGgggagagtcactttaatggcccattaactgTGACGATTAACGCCTTTGTTCCCTCGTGAcagggttgtacagctctggatagCCGGTTATGTAATTGACCACAGCAGCGTCTCCAAAAAGTTGATTTCGGTTCAACTTTTCTGCCGCAGGCCGCTgccctttttttccttcttctttaaACGGCACCCCCTGCGGCCGCCGCAGCCCATTCAAAATGAAGGGGATAACCTGTGTTTTGGCCACAGCCCAAGGTAAAGGTTTATGTCCCTTCCTTGCTCAGAGTTGCTCTGAGAAGTTTCCTAAATCACTCCTAAGCTATAGGACTCCTTGCTAGAGAGGTTAGGAGCTCCAAGTTAAAAGCTCTCTTAGCATATTCTCAGAGTGTTTGTGAATAAGGCCACAGAACGCCGTCTCAATCAATCACTACAATTTGAATAGTGTCAATTTTTTACTGCACCTACTGTGAGTCAAAACATGGAAGTTAAAATGGGGCGGATACTTTTTCCTGTATTGTATTTAAATGTGTCAACTTGACTTGTGACACACTGCCATAAAGTAATTTGGTTGTTTTGTACCAGGATATAATAGTTTTGAaatttcaattagtttttattttagttttgacttttcaatttagattagtttcagtttttcagaaagtttagtttttgtatatttagtttgtttttgttacggccaggtataatgtctcaaTCTTCATaaatttacattcatttttatattttatttttattagtttacCATACAAtatcatttcagtttagttttagtttactttCGTTTACCATAACAACCCTGGTAACATGGTTGAATGGTTGCCGTTCCaaagaatttcttttttttgagtTATCAATTTAATCAGATCCTAAACTGTCAAAAAATGTGGGATCAGGGAATATTCGATTTGGGCCAAGGGCTGACTAGCATTTTATTAATCACAAAACAACCATGTGATTAAATAAAAACCAACACGGTGACATTGTCGGACCAATGTTTTCAGTTAAATCACCCAGTTTTGATGCATGTAGTTAGTTTACCAATTTCTGATCCTTTGTCATGGCCTTCCTGGCTTCAGACTGTGCCTTGAAGTATTCACTCATCTCGGTGAAGTTGCACTTCTTCAGGTCCGTCAGCTTACCCTTTTCCTCTGAAGACATTTCCTGCATCAGCAAAAACATGGTACACTCAAAAATGGAAATCTTTGAACAGTTGCTCCAAACAGATTTCTTCACAAAGGTGCATTTCCTTCCTACCTTCCTCCAATCTTTAAAGAAGTTTTTGCGGAAGATATCCTTTGTGGTGTACTCGTGGTCCAGCATTTTGGCAAAGAACGTGGCAACCTCTTCTGCCTCTGGGCTGAGCTTCATGTGCTTAcctaaaatgtgaaaaaaaaatgggtGTGTTTTATCCATCACTGACATGCCATCACGTGGCTCAACAGTTATAGCCCTCGACTGATTTCAATCTCACCATCATAGTAAAATTTGACATGACTAGGAAGAGGATCGTACGGCGGTGCAAACACGGGCCCTTGGTGTTCCAGGAACTTCCATTTGGAACCGTCTGTGGATCTCTCTTCTTCCCACCTGGAATCAAATAATTACATCCAATAAAGCATTTGAGAATACCAGAGAAAGAAATCATTACTTGATCCAACAATAACACACAATACATCCACACTTCACCATGTTCATAAGCATGTAGGTATCGTAAGGCTGGCGTGAATAACTCACCATTTCCACTTCTCCTCTGGCTCtttctttgctttcttttttccaGTAAGGACTCCTTTTTTGTTTCTCGTGTTTTTGGGCTTAATGTCCTAAAAAAAGGGAAGTGAAACTATGAGTTACTTCGCTCACAGGTTGGCACAATAAAATGTCAGTGACTACACTAAAGACTGAGACTCAAGCCTCCCCTATTCTTCAGGTGCTCCCTTATTTTGTGCTTTCCAAAATATATTGGGAGAAAATGGGGACTTTGCTTACCTCAACTTCTTGTTTCCTTTTCTTGACCTGCTTGTCATTTTCAATCTTAATTTTTTTGGGCTTGAATTCAGAGCTGAAAAACAAACTTGTGTTACAAATTTGGTCACGGACAACTATACAAAAAACACTGAACACTATGAAATAGACACATGGAAGACATACAAAGAAGTCTAATCACAAAGGCCACTCACTCATTATCATTATCCCGTTCTCTTTTTAGAGACTTCTCTTGTTTAGGAGAGTGGTAAAAATCATTCACGGGCTCAGACTTCACTTGTGGAGGGctgcaaaagaaaatgcatttaaaCAAATATCAGAAATGGCTCCATCCCTCTACAAATGCATCTGCTGGTAGCATAAATATAGTAGTCAAGTGAAATGTGGAGTCCAGACATACCTGGCAAAGCCgttctctttttcctttttgattTTACCGTCCGGGGTCTTCAACTGAAAAAGGTTGACACAAAAGTTGTTATGGGTTGGTTGGTTCCGAGTGGGAGAAGTAAGAGCATCTAAAAGGTTTATCTACTGAGGACTCAGAAGCCATTGCATAACACTGTATGATAGGAGTGACCAGGAATCTGTCTGATATTATACACCAGTTGCCCTCAACGTTAACCATATTTGCAGCCCAATTcagtataattttttttataagttTAGCAAGGGCAGTACCAAACCAAATTCTGCCATAATACAAGCACAGTTGTCGAGCTGCTTGACGCATCTGGAACTATGtggaactaaaaaaaaaaggccacacATGTTGTTCtccattttctctttgtttttgatCATTTCTATGTCCCGGCTGAAAGGACAGATTTGTCAACTCCAGATGCAAACAAACGGGAACAAGTTGTACATTTTGTTTGTGGTTTAAATAGCTGCAGGCCATGAACATGAGTGTAGGATTTGACGGAGCTTAATATTGCAGAATGATTCATAATGATGAACCCTAAAAATCGCAACATTACATGCACAACCACATGTGCCTTCTTCCATGAATTATGTGCATGGTAATTCACCTTCTTCTCCTTGTGCTTGTCCTTGTATTTGTCTGCGCTGCCATCTTTGTGCTTCAtcctttccttctccttgtctctgtgttttttgtCAGACAAGTCCTTGTGATCGctagaattaaaataaatggaaaattaTTTTAAGCCGTTTCACCTTCCACTATTCAATACAGAAAATACTGCTGTGATCAAATGGTATGTCTTGTCCAATTTGAGCAGATACCATCAGAAACATGCATTTATGAAGAGTCTGGAGAGGAACATGAAACATACCTGTTGCCATGCTTTGATTTCTCCCGTTCCTTATCCTTCTTGTGGTCCTTATGTTTGTGTTCCTTCTCCTTATGCTTGTCTTTATGCTTGTGAGAGTCTGAGAAGAAAACAGTGTCACATTAAAAAGTGTAAGATATTGACTGAAACAATCCAACAATGGATTGAATAAATCATAGGATTGATGTGTACAAGATCTACCAAATTGCAATAGTATGATCATTATGATTCAATACACAAGTGGCAAAGAGGAACAAAGGTGCTAATGTGGACAGGCTGTGTGTAAGACAATCTTAGGGAACACTCACATTAGTTGTTCCACGTAAAAAATGTGAATTAAATTGCTCGACACAAGGTCTGATCATGCACCACAATCTGAATGTCATGCAGAATGTAGACTGGAAGTGTATTACACAGTAGCACAGCACCACCTACTGCCCACATGAGCATCATTGTTTATGAGATAATATAAAACAACAGACAGGTTGAAACATGCCAGTAAAAAGTAGGCTTTCACCCACTTTAATATGTAAAGCAGCGCAGGAAAGAAATCGTCTTAGTGcgggaaaaaacatctaaacCAGAGAGCTAACACCCAAACTTTGACATCAAACACCAAATCAAGTCTACATGCTTTAAGGTATGCTTTTAGCATTAGACCCAGTCACCAGCTGAGCCGACAGCCTAGTCTACCTATTCCCCTCGTATGCCAGCATAGGACAAACCAGCAGCATACATGTTCATGCTGAAATGGTTTGATTCAGCGAGCGATTTGCACTCAAAAGAATCACTAAACCCAAAACAGACTTGGAGCTTCACTTTGTTACATTTATCACTGTAAAACTAGTTTTGATCATCCAGTGTTTGAAGACGAGAGTTGATTTGTGCCGTCCTCACAGCTCTTAACCAAGTCACTGTAATACAACAATGAACGAGATCTTGTGCACTCCACTACACACTGAAGACAAACTATACTGATCATATCTGACACACTTTTGGTCGAGACACCACTCTACAGTTCATATCGGAAAGATGAAGTACGAATGTACAGAATAGATGACTGATGCGACTGACTAGCGAACAAGTTGTGCTAAACCACACAAAATGTATGcataaagtacattttgtgCTAGTAAATGGTTGGAAGCGCTGAGAAATTACAAGGCCAAGGCCCATCATTTTCCACAGCAAATGTACATCCAACTTAAAATGGTCAACTTTCTCCTAGCATGTGGGAATGCTGACTcgctatagctataataaaatataacttaAAGCTATGAAAAAGCTTTTACGATcatgtgtaaaaaaaagtaagactCTTCCTGGTCACTATGTGGGATCTTAATGAAGCCCTTTGCATTTCTCTGGTGAAATCTCTGGTGCCTTGTATGCTTGATGTAGGCAGAAAAATCATAATAGCATTAAAAACTCCAAAAACTCTATACTTTTAAGATATTATCAAGCTGCTCTAATATCCAATAACTCATCTTAACTTGTGTGATGATGAAATAAAGTTGATGAAATGATGTGTTGACTGATCCAACTTAAAATGGTCAACTTTCTCCTAGCATGTGGAAATGCTGACTCCCTAAAgctataataaaatataacttaAAGCTATGAAAAAGCTTTTACGATCGTGTATATAAAAAGTAAGACTACGTGGGATCTTAATGAAGCCCTTCGCatttctcctcctccacacacagcCATCACAGCCTGGGTTCAGCTTGCAGTAGTTACGTGTTTAGAGAGTGTACCATAGAAGTTAGTCCTTCTTTCATATTTCTTGGTATTAATATGGGTGGTGCCTTGTACGTTTGATATTAGGCAGAAAAATCATAATAGCATTAAAAACTCCAAAAACACCATAACTTTATACTTATATATTATCATGCTGCTCTAATATCCAATAACTTATGTGATGATGAAATTGAGTTGATGACATGATGTGTTGACTGATCCAACTTAAAATGGTCAACTTTCTCCTAGCATGTGGAAATGCTGACTCCCTAAAgctataataaaatataacttGAAGGCTATGAAATAGCTTTTCAAACAAAATGTAGATTTCGTGGTATTAATATGGGTGGTGCCTTGTATGTTTGATATAGAAAGAAAAATCATAATAGCATTAAAAACTCCATAAAATCCAATAATTCATCTTAACTTAAATAAAGTTGATGACATGATGTGTTGACTGTTGAAATGTACATCCAACTTAAAATGGTCAACTTTCTCCTAGCATGTGGGAATGCTGACTcgctatagctataataaaatataacttaAAGCTATGGAAAAGCTTTTACTATCATGTATATAAAGAGTAAGACTACATGGGATCTTAATGAAGCCCTTTGCATTTCTCTGGTGAATTCTCTGGTGCCTTGTATGCTTGATATAGGCAGAAAAATCATAATAGCATTAAAAActccaaaaagaaaacatactttatacttttaggATATTATAAAACTGCTCTAATATCCAATAACTCCTCTTAACTTAAATAAAGTTGATGACATGATGTGTTGACTGTTGAAATGTACATCCAACTTAAAAAAGGTCAACTTTCTCCTAGCATGTGGGAATGCTGACTCGCTATAAgctataataaaatataacttaAAGCTATGGAAAAGCTTTTCCTATCATGTATATAAAGAGTAAGACTACGTGGGATCTTCTTAATGAAGCCCTATGCCTCCTCATGTCTCCTCCACGCAGCCCggttgagcagcagcagcagcagcagcagtaacagtcagtcagtcagtcaggcagTCAGGCCGCTGCACtcacacagagaaaaagaaaatggcgCAGAGACTAAGTCCTCAACCCCCAAACCCTCACTTTCAGGTCCCAAATACGGCACTAAAACACCACCAACAATAACATCTAATATCATAAACTGATAAAACACCTCGAGGTGTGTGCAAATACCGACTCCAATGGAGAAAATAGCAGCTGGAAAAGCTTTTATTAGACCTCCCTTTTGAACAATAGGCGCTtgagagtgagacagaggaCTTAGTCTCTGGACGCCATTTCTGTCCTCTACTGAGAAACTAACCCGAAACGTTTCACTAGATCAGAGAAGACACCGATACCACATCCTTTAGAAACTTATCACAAACTTACCATTAAAACGAGAGCCACCGTCAAtctgtaaaaaacacaaaacacgtggatgtttaatataaataaagagGCTAACTAGTAACTAGCCAGCTAACTAACTTTGAACTTGCCTGGATGGCTAATGCGAGTTAGCTAAGTAGCATGCTAAAGGGCTAGCATGCTAGATAGCGCTGCTAGCATGCTAGCTAAAGGTTAGCATGCTACGCTGGTTGGTAACGGCAGTTGACACTGAAGCCGCTACGGTTAGCACAAGCTAACACCGTTAGCTAACACCACATTACCCGACTTTGTGTTTGACTTAATGccttcacactcacacattgaAGCTAATTAGACAGTATATCTTAGttgaatacaaataaagcttTAATTAGACGTGCCAAGAAGCTTTTAACAATCAAATTAGTTGGTTTAAACGTTACAAACAGTCGGCTAACGCGCGGCTAGCATCATCACTCACAGTTAGCCAAGTTATCTGCTCACTACAAGCTGGTTTtatctggttttatttgtccCTGTTGGTGACATTACCTGGTCCTCGCTGTGGGAATGGTCCCCACTCATTTCCTAATCGCTGTTTGATTGGAAAGATCAGaaataaaagagtaaaagtGGTGTAAAAGGTTTACTtcccacacacagacagaccggtgagcagaagcagcagaatGAAGACAAGGCTCAGTTGTGTAAGAGCTTTAAGTCCCGATTGtacgctactgcgcatgcgcGTCACATTTAAATGGAAGAGGACAGTGAAGCTCCTCCTCCTGATAAAACGTGTTGCTGCTTCAGGCTCCACGATGGTCACACACTGTCCTCTCCAGAGGGaagagacacacatgcacatacacactgtTTATACATGTATGAGGAACACAAGCTGCTCCAGGCTCAGTGCTCTACTTGTGTACTTGTGTACTTGCTGGTAtgctaaatggtaaatggactttatactttattttttccttttttcaaggctgttttcatata
This portion of the Sebastes fasciatus isolate fSebFas1 chromosome 1, fSebFas1.pri, whole genome shotgun sequence genome encodes:
- the top1a gene encoding DNA topoisomerase I, like, with the translated sequence MSGDHSHSEDQIDGGSRFNDSHKHKDKHKEKEHKHKDHKKDKEREKSKHGNSDHKDLSDKKHRDKEKERMKHKDGSADKYKDKHKEKKLKTPDGKIKKEKENGFASPPQVKSEPVNDFYHSPKQEKSLKRERDNDNDSEFKPKKIKIENDKQVKKRKQEVEDIKPKNTRNKKGVLTGKKKAKKEPEEKWKWWEEERSTDGSKWKFLEHQGPVFAPPYDPLPSHVKFYYDGKHMKLSPEAEEVATFFAKMLDHEYTTKDIFRKNFFKDWRKEMSSEEKGKLTDLKKCNFTEMSEYFKAQSEARKAMTKDQKLKIKEENERLLQEYGFCIMDNHRERIANFRIEPPGLFRGRGDHPKMGMLKRRIRPRDIIVNCSKDSKHPDPPPGTKWKEVRHDNKVTWLVSWTENIQGSIKYIMLNPSSRIKGEKDWQKYETARRLKKCVDRIRTQYREDWKSKEMRIRQRAVALYFIDKLALRAGNEKEEGETADTVGCCSLRVEHIKLYPENDGQEYVVEFDFLGKDSIRYYNKVPVEKRVFKNLQLFMENKEPDDDLFDRLNTSVLNKHLQELMDGLTAKVFRTYNASITLQQQLKQLTSADENIPAKILSYNRANRAVAILCNHQRAPPKTFEKSMQNLQTKIDAKRDQLSDAKRELKSSKADAKVRRDEKSKKTVETRKKAVERIEEQLMKLEVQATDREENKQIALGTSKLNYLDPRISVAWVKKWTVPIEKIYNKTQREKFAWAIDMAEEDYEF